A stretch of Pseudoclavibacter chungangensis DNA encodes these proteins:
- a CDS encoding Rv2175c family DNA-binding protein — MSDSSIERQWLTIPEAAEQLGLSKGKVGRLVQERFLLARRIDGEPRIPADFIHGGEPLHGLRGTLTLLFDGGLRDDEVLDWMLAVDETLGQAPVDALRAGRRTSVRHSVQLLGL; from the coding sequence GTGTCTGACAGCAGCATCGAACGACAGTGGCTGACGATCCCCGAGGCGGCCGAGCAACTCGGGCTCTCCAAGGGCAAGGTCGGTCGCCTCGTCCAGGAACGGTTCCTGCTCGCGCGCCGCATCGACGGTGAACCGCGGATCCCCGCGGACTTCATCCACGGCGGCGAACCCCTGCACGGGCTTCGTGGCACGCTGACGCTGCTGTTCGACGGCGGCCTCCGCGACGACGAGGTGCTCGACTGGATGCTCGCCGTGGACGAGACGCTCGGGCAGGCCCCCGTGGACGCCCTCCGCGCGGGACGGCGCACGAGCGTCAGGCACAGCGTGCAGCTTCTCGGCCTCTGA
- a CDS encoding LysM peptidoglycan-binding domain-containing protein: MTSSTNDSVPRRALRLLATAGTTVRAVAARWRSAQATATAPVPRGTVHVVVVGETAESVALAHDVSTASLLVRNGLRLRGPLVPGTRLVVDDACRGVRAHGADEIPRHHVSDDDTLEGIARTHRVSPRVLLHANELACAASIAPGMTLVVPRSTDARDTGEIPVIRPVEAGHGGVSSAA; encoded by the coding sequence ATGACGAGCTCGACGAACGACAGCGTGCCACGCCGCGCGCTGCGCCTACTGGCCACGGCAGGCACGACCGTCCGCGCCGTCGCGGCCCGGTGGCGATCGGCACAGGCCACCGCGACCGCCCCCGTGCCCCGCGGCACGGTTCACGTCGTCGTCGTCGGCGAGACCGCCGAATCCGTCGCCCTCGCGCACGACGTATCGACCGCGTCGCTCCTCGTACGCAACGGCCTCCGACTCCGCGGGCCGCTCGTACCCGGCACGCGCCTCGTCGTCGACGACGCCTGCCGAGGTGTGCGCGCCCACGGCGCCGATGAGATCCCACGGCACCACGTGTCGGACGACGACACCCTGGAGGGCATTGCGCGCACCCACCGGGTGTCCCCGCGCGTTCTGCTGCACGCCAACGAACTCGCGTGCGCCGCATCGATCGCGCCCGGCATGACGCTCGTCGTCCCCCGCTCCACCGACGCCCGCGACACGGGCGAGATCCCGGTCATCCGGCCCGTCGAAGCGGGCCACGGCGGAGTTTCGTCAGCGGCATGA
- the pknB gene encoding Stk1 family PASTA domain-containing Ser/Thr kinase, whose translation MIGRLIDGRYQVRSMIARGGMATVYVATDLRLERRVAIKIMHDHLAADDSFRARFIREARAAAKLQHPNVVNVYDQGDDHTFAYMVMEYIPGITLRDLLHDHHRLTAEQTTDVMDAVLSGLQAAHRIGIVHRDLKPENVLLADDGRIKLSDFGLARAASANTASGQVLLGTIAYLSPELVTKGTADIRSDIYSLGIMMYEMLTGEQPYRGDQPVNIAYRHANEDVPPPSDVCADVPPELDDIVAWATERDPENRPADAGALLAALRQAESDMNGGGQRATQVVPTAGIAHSDEWDDGEPTDPTALAVAIPPGSLDRAPAYAQDEAPTTVAPLVRTGTLVADEPDLDALPATGELASQAPRRRRRGIAIAIVVALVTVLAAGTGWWFFTGPGSYAALPEVVGQQQSDAEQAIVDAGFVVGNVTASPSLEVPEGQVMEMDPSAGQRVAPETPVNLTVSSGPEILPVPDDIVGLTEAQAKFSIEQARFTYDPATTIKEFSDQPVGTVLAATDAAGGPLPDEMPEQQPIRLVVSAGAIPNVTGVTTQDATSKLNAVGLNATVASEQFSSTVPAGVVLEQQTTTDPVRPGDTINLVVSKGKDLVEVPNVVGKSASEAKAALEAAGFAVTMSQVPSGTVMPGNVLNSLRIKTTNPAAGTQAERGSTVDIKW comes from the coding sequence ATGATCGGCCGTCTCATCGACGGCCGGTACCAGGTGCGCTCGATGATCGCCCGCGGCGGCATGGCCACCGTGTACGTCGCGACCGACCTGCGTCTCGAACGCCGCGTCGCCATCAAGATCATGCACGACCACCTCGCGGCCGACGACAGCTTCCGCGCCCGCTTCATCCGCGAGGCCCGCGCCGCCGCCAAACTCCAGCACCCGAACGTCGTCAACGTCTACGACCAGGGCGACGACCACACGTTCGCCTACATGGTCATGGAGTACATCCCGGGCATCACGCTGCGGGACCTCCTCCACGACCACCACCGGCTCACGGCGGAACAGACGACCGATGTCATGGACGCGGTCCTCTCCGGGCTCCAGGCGGCCCACCGGATCGGCATCGTTCACCGCGACCTCAAACCCGAGAACGTGCTCCTCGCCGACGACGGTCGGATCAAGCTGAGCGACTTCGGCCTCGCACGAGCGGCGAGCGCGAACACCGCCTCGGGCCAGGTCCTGCTCGGCACGATCGCCTACCTGAGCCCGGAGCTCGTCACCAAGGGCACCGCCGACATCCGGAGCGACATCTACTCGCTCGGCATCATGATGTACGAGATGCTGACGGGCGAGCAGCCCTACCGTGGCGACCAACCCGTCAACATCGCCTACCGACACGCGAACGAGGACGTGCCGCCACCGAGCGACGTGTGCGCGGACGTCCCGCCGGAGCTCGACGACATCGTCGCGTGGGCGACGGAACGCGATCCGGAGAACCGGCCCGCCGATGCCGGCGCCCTGCTCGCCGCGCTCCGCCAGGCCGAATCGGACATGAACGGCGGCGGCCAGCGTGCGACCCAGGTCGTGCCGACCGCGGGCATCGCGCACAGCGACGAGTGGGACGACGGCGAGCCGACCGATCCCACGGCCCTCGCGGTCGCCATCCCCCCGGGTTCGCTCGACCGCGCACCCGCGTACGCACAGGACGAGGCCCCGACGACGGTCGCGCCCCTCGTGCGCACCGGCACGCTCGTGGCCGACGAACCCGACCTCGACGCGCTCCCCGCGACGGGCGAGCTCGCATCGCAGGCCCCGCGGCGGCGGCGCCGCGGCATCGCGATCGCGATCGTCGTCGCCCTTGTGACGGTCCTCGCCGCGGGCACCGGCTGGTGGTTCTTCACCGGTCCCGGCTCCTACGCGGCGCTCCCCGAGGTCGTCGGCCAGCAACAGAGCGATGCGGAGCAGGCGATCGTCGACGCCGGATTCGTCGTCGGGAACGTGACCGCGTCGCCCTCGCTCGAGGTGCCGGAGGGGCAGGTCATGGAGATGGACCCGTCCGCCGGACAGCGGGTCGCTCCCGAGACGCCCGTGAACCTCACGGTCTCGAGCGGCCCCGAGATCCTCCCCGTGCCCGACGACATCGTCGGGCTCACCGAGGCACAGGCGAAGTTCTCGATCGAGCAGGCACGGTTCACCTACGATCCGGCCACGACGATCAAGGAGTTCTCGGACCAGCCGGTCGGGACGGTGCTCGCCGCGACGGACGCCGCGGGCGGCCCGCTCCCCGACGAGATGCCCGAGCAGCAGCCCATCCGGCTCGTCGTCTCGGCGGGTGCGATCCCGAACGTGACGGGCGTCACGACGCAGGACGCGACGTCGAAGCTCAACGCGGTGGGACTCAACGCCACCGTCGCGAGCGAACAGTTCTCGAGCACGGTCCCCGCGGGCGTCGTGCTCGAGCAGCAGACGACGACCGATCCCGTCCGACCGGGCGACACGATCAACCTCGTCGTGTCGAAGGGGAAGGACCTCGTCGAGGTCCCCAACGTCGTCGGGAAGTCGGCCAGCGAGGCGAAGGCCGCGCTCGAGGCGGCGGGGTTCGCCGTCACCATGTCGCAGGTCCCGAGCGGTACCGTCATGCCGGGCAACGTCCTCAACTCCCTTCGCATCAAGACCACGAACCCCGCGGCCGGTACCCAGGCCGAGCGCGGCTCGACGGTCGACATCAAGTGGTGA
- a CDS encoding class II 3-deoxy-7-phosphoheptulonate synthase: MTDITNVPLDQDTLETIDPLGLDAWRELPIRQQPNWPDADAVRRVTDELSGLPPLVFAGEVDRLRDRIAQAAAGDAFVLQGGDCAETFEGATADKIRARVRTILQMAVVLTYGASLPVIKMGRMAGQFAKPRSKDTETRGDETLDAYRGDIVNGFDFTSESRTPDPQRILRGYHMAASTLNLVRGFTTGGFADLREVHDWNRGFARNPAMARYEALAAEIDRAVRFMEACGADFHALRDVEFYVGHEGLLMDYERPLTRIDSRTATPYDTSAHFIWIGERTRDLDEAHVEFFSRIRNPIGVKLGPSTTPETMRGLIEKLDPEREPGRLTFITRMGAGKIREALPPLLEAIKQTDATPLWITDPMHGNGITTPNGYKSRRFDDVVDEVKGFFEAHRAAGTHPGGIHIELTGDDVTECLGGAEEIDEAALETRYESLCDPRLNHMQSLELAFLVAEQLRGS; encoded by the coding sequence ATGACCGACATCACGAACGTGCCCCTCGACCAGGACACCCTGGAGACGATCGATCCGCTCGGCCTGGACGCATGGCGCGAACTGCCGATCCGGCAGCAGCCCAATTGGCCCGATGCCGACGCCGTCCGGCGCGTGACGGACGAGCTGTCGGGCCTTCCGCCGCTCGTCTTCGCGGGCGAGGTCGACCGACTGCGCGACCGCATCGCGCAGGCCGCGGCGGGCGACGCGTTCGTCCTGCAGGGCGGTGACTGCGCCGAGACGTTCGAGGGCGCGACGGCCGACAAGATCCGTGCGCGGGTGCGCACGATCCTGCAGATGGCCGTCGTCCTCACCTACGGTGCGTCCCTGCCCGTCATCAAGATGGGCCGCATGGCCGGCCAGTTCGCGAAACCGCGTTCGAAGGACACCGAGACGCGCGGCGACGAGACCCTCGACGCGTACCGTGGCGACATCGTCAACGGTTTCGACTTCACGTCCGAGTCGCGCACGCCCGACCCGCAGCGGATCCTCCGTGGGTACCACATGGCAGCGTCCACGCTGAACCTCGTGCGCGGCTTCACGACCGGCGGATTCGCCGATCTGCGCGAGGTGCACGATTGGAACCGCGGCTTCGCCCGCAATCCCGCGATGGCCCGCTACGAGGCCCTCGCGGCGGAGATCGACCGGGCCGTGCGCTTCATGGAGGCCTGCGGTGCGGACTTCCACGCGCTGCGCGACGTCGAGTTCTACGTCGGCCACGAGGGACTCCTCATGGACTACGAGCGTCCCCTCACGCGCATCGACTCGCGCACCGCGACGCCGTACGACACCTCGGCGCACTTCATCTGGATCGGTGAGCGCACGCGTGACCTCGACGAGGCACACGTCGAGTTCTTCAGCCGGATCCGCAACCCCATCGGGGTGAAGCTCGGGCCGTCGACGACGCCCGAGACGATGCGCGGGCTCATCGAGAAGCTCGACCCGGAGCGCGAGCCCGGCCGGCTCACCTTCATCACGCGCATGGGGGCGGGGAAGATCCGCGAGGCACTGCCGCCGCTGCTCGAGGCCATCAAGCAGACCGACGCGACCCCGCTGTGGATCACGGACCCGATGCACGGGAACGGCATCACGACCCCGAACGGCTACAAGTCGCGTCGCTTCGACGACGTGGTCGACGAGGTCAAGGGCTTCTTCGAGGCGCACCGCGCCGCGGGCACCCACCCGGGCGGTATCCACATCGAGCTGACCGGTGACGACGTCACGGAGTGCCTCGGTGGTGCCGAGGAGATCGACGAGGCCGCGCTCGAGACGCGCTACGAGTCGCTGTGCGACCCGCGGCTCAACCACATGCAGTCCCTCGAACTCGCGTTCCTCGTGGCGGAGCAGCTGCGCGGCTCCTGA
- a CDS encoding lysophospholipid acyltransferase family protein, giving the protein MFYWILRHLIAGPLLKSTFRPWVRGVENVPAKGAVILASNHLSVIDSVFLPLVIDRPVSFLAKKEYFTGKGVKGALTREFFKGTGMLPIDRSGGAASDASLKTGLRVLNAGRVLGIYPEGTRSPDARMYRGRTGIARMIMEADENVTVVPVAMVGTEKILPIGSKVPRLIRPGIIFGEPLEFSRFRGLKEDRFLLRSITDEIMSELSALSDQEFRDVYASSVRQQLDRQALESAKR; this is encoded by the coding sequence ATGTTCTACTGGATTCTCCGGCACCTCATCGCCGGGCCACTGCTCAAGAGCACCTTCCGGCCGTGGGTGCGGGGCGTCGAGAACGTGCCCGCGAAGGGCGCCGTGATCCTCGCGTCCAACCACCTCTCCGTCATCGATTCGGTGTTCCTCCCGCTCGTCATCGACCGCCCGGTCTCCTTCCTCGCGAAGAAGGAGTACTTCACGGGGAAGGGCGTCAAGGGGGCCCTCACGCGGGAGTTCTTCAAGGGCACGGGCATGCTCCCGATCGACCGTTCCGGCGGCGCCGCGAGCGACGCGTCGCTCAAGACGGGGCTGCGTGTCCTGAACGCGGGGCGCGTGCTCGGCATCTATCCGGAGGGCACCCGCAGCCCGGACGCCCGCATGTACCGCGGTCGCACGGGCATCGCCCGCATGATCATGGAGGCCGACGAGAACGTCACGGTCGTGCCCGTCGCCATGGTCGGCACCGAGAAGATCCTGCCCATCGGTTCGAAGGTTCCCCGACTCATCCGCCCGGGCATCATCTTCGGCGAGCCGCTCGAGTTCTCGCGCTTCCGCGGCCTCAAGGAGGATCGCTTCCTCCTGCGCTCGATCACCGACGAGATCATGTCCGAGCTCTCCGCGCTCTCCGACCAGGAGTTCCGCGACGTCTACGCCTCATCCGTCCGTCAGCAGCTCGACCGCCAGGCGCTCGAGTCAGCGAAGCGGTAA
- a CDS encoding AMP-dependent synthetase/ligase: MQEFETPPVVPADPTLNVTDTLVRQVERDPEHILFGRPDGEGWRDVPVGRFHDEVVGLAKGFVAAGIEPGERIAFIAQTSYEWTLVDYALWFAGAVMVPVYETSSASQIGWILEDSGAIGIITERPEHDVRLEEISEQVGSLRFRRALHDGAIAELTALGRDVPDDEIERRRSLAGEDDIATLIYTSGSTGRPKGCVLTHGNFVELCRNVEDPLGVIVNKDSSTVLFITLAHVFARFISVLCVYGGIKVGHQPDTTKLVNALGSFRPTFLLAVPRVFEKVYNSAEQKAESGGKGKIFRRAADVAVAYSQSLDTGRTPIGLRLQYKLFDRLVFSKLRTTMGGRVAYAVSGSAPLGLRLSHFYRAIGINIMEGYGLTETTAPLSVNLPDKSKMGTVGPPLPGVAVRIVDSGEIQVKGINVLKEYWRNPEATAEAFEDGWFRTGDLGAFDEDGYITVTGRSKEIIVTSGGKNVAPAALEDPIRAHPVVAQVVVVGDQRPFISALVTLDGDMLPAWLETHGEDQTLTIAQAAQNPTVLAAIQEAVDQANTRVSRAESIRKFVVLDSDFTEADGTLTPKMSIKRHVILDTYAPVINGIYAAAPPTQGVTLR, from the coding sequence ATGCAGGAGTTCGAGACGCCACCGGTCGTCCCGGCAGATCCCACCCTCAACGTCACCGACACGCTCGTCCGCCAGGTCGAGCGGGACCCCGAACACATCCTGTTCGGCCGACCCGACGGCGAGGGCTGGCGGGATGTGCCCGTCGGACGGTTCCACGACGAGGTCGTCGGCCTCGCCAAGGGATTCGTCGCCGCCGGCATCGAACCGGGCGAACGGATCGCGTTCATCGCCCAGACCTCGTACGAGTGGACGCTCGTCGACTACGCGCTGTGGTTCGCCGGCGCCGTCATGGTGCCCGTCTACGAGACGAGCTCGGCGTCCCAGATCGGCTGGATCCTCGAGGACTCGGGCGCGATCGGGATCATCACGGAGCGTCCCGAGCACGACGTCCGGCTCGAGGAGATCTCGGAGCAGGTCGGTTCCCTGCGGTTCCGTCGCGCGCTCCACGACGGTGCGATCGCGGAACTCACGGCACTCGGTCGTGACGTCCCCGACGACGAGATCGAACGGCGACGGTCCCTCGCGGGCGAGGACGACATCGCGACGCTCATCTACACGTCGGGGTCCACGGGCCGGCCGAAGGGCTGTGTGCTCACGCACGGCAACTTCGTCGAGCTGTGCCGCAACGTCGAGGACCCGCTCGGGGTCATCGTCAACAAGGACTCCTCGACGGTTCTGTTCATCACGCTCGCCCACGTCTTCGCCCGCTTCATCTCGGTGCTGTGCGTCTACGGCGGCATCAAGGTCGGGCACCAGCCCGACACGACGAAGCTCGTGAACGCGCTCGGCTCGTTCCGGCCGACCTTCCTGCTCGCCGTGCCGCGCGTGTTCGAGAAGGTCTACAACTCCGCCGAGCAGAAGGCCGAGTCGGGCGGCAAGGGCAAGATCTTCCGGCGCGCGGCGGACGTCGCCGTCGCGTACTCGCAGAGCCTCGACACGGGACGCACGCCCATCGGGCTGCGGCTGCAGTACAAGCTGTTCGACCGGCTCGTCTTCTCGAAGCTCCGCACGACGATGGGTGGTCGCGTCGCCTACGCGGTGTCGGGTTCGGCGCCCCTCGGCCTGCGGCTCAGCCACTTCTACCGTGCCATCGGCATCAACATCATGGAGGGCTACGGCCTGACGGAGACGACGGCGCCGCTCTCGGTGAACCTGCCCGACAAGTCGAAGATGGGCACCGTCGGGCCGCCCCTGCCGGGCGTCGCCGTCCGCATCGTGGACTCGGGCGAGATCCAGGTCAAGGGCATCAACGTGCTCAAGGAGTACTGGCGCAACCCCGAGGCGACGGCCGAGGCGTTCGAGGACGGCTGGTTCAGGACCGGCGACCTCGGGGCGTTCGACGAGGACGGCTACATCACGGTGACGGGTCGCTCGAAGGAGATCATCGTGACCTCGGGCGGGAAGAACGTCGCTCCGGCGGCGCTCGAGGACCCAATCCGTGCCCACCCGGTCGTCGCGCAGGTCGTCGTCGTCGGTGATCAGCGGCCGTTCATCTCGGCGCTCGTCACGCTCGACGGTGACATGCTGCCGGCGTGGCTCGAGACGCACGGTGAGGACCAGACGCTCACGATCGCGCAGGCCGCGCAGAACCCGACCGTGCTGGCCGCCATCCAGGAGGCCGTCGACCAGGCGAACACGCGGGTGAGCCGGGCCGAGTCGATCCGCAAGTTCGTCGTCCTCGACAGCGACTTCACGGAGGCCGACGGCACACTGACGCCGAAGATGTCGATCAAGCGCCACGTGATCCTCGACACGTACGCGCCCGTCATTAACGGCATCTACGCCGCCGCGCCGCCCACGCAGGGCGTCACGCTGCGCTGA
- the def gene encoding peptide deformylase, producing the protein MTVRPIRLYPDPVLRSPTAPVTAFDDALRALVRDLVETTSLEGRAGVASTQIGVSLAAFSYHIDGEIGYIVNPVLEETGGDLVEIQEGCLSVPGIWAPTPRYEYARVRGVDASGDELVLEGTGLMAQMLQHETDHLNGIVYLDRLTREQRRTTLRQVRESDWF; encoded by the coding sequence GTGACCGTCCGGCCCATCCGCCTCTACCCCGACCCCGTGCTGCGGAGTCCGACCGCGCCCGTGACCGCGTTCGACGACGCCCTGCGCGCGCTCGTCCGCGACCTCGTCGAGACGACGTCGCTCGAGGGCCGCGCGGGGGTCGCCTCGACCCAGATCGGCGTCTCGCTCGCCGCGTTCAGCTACCACATCGACGGTGAGATCGGTTACATCGTCAATCCCGTCCTCGAGGAGACGGGCGGCGACCTCGTCGAGATCCAGGAGGGGTGCCTCTCGGTCCCCGGCATCTGGGCGCCGACGCCGCGCTACGAGTACGCCCGCGTGCGGGGCGTCGACGCGTCCGGCGACGAGCTCGTGCTCGAGGGAACGGGGCTCATGGCCCAGATGCTCCAGCACGAGACCGACCACCTGAACGGCATCGTCTACCTCGATCGCCTCACGCGCGAGCAGCGACGGACGACGCTTCGGCAGGTCCGCGAGAGCGACTGGTTCTGA
- a CDS encoding mycothione reductase, with protein MSDGTTTGQDEGTEHVDLLVIGAGSGNTLPHPDHHERRILVADDAPWFGGTCLNVGCIPTKMLVHVADLLRDARDGERLGLRDVTGRVDWRAVRDRVFGRIDEISTSGEEYRRSGEPNIGLVRETVRFVDPRTVRSASGRTIEADRIVVAVGSRPRALPGAPFGAFDGRVHSTDTIMRIDELPRRIAIIGGGVSACEFAAMFSGFGVEVTQLVRSSLLRGYDTELTDRFTAVARDEWDVRTGVSDPEVTAHGDVLRVRAGDETVDVDLVLVAAGRVPNTDRLGSREIGLDHHDDGRLVVDAYQRVLAGGEVVPGLFALGDVDSPHQLKHVANEEARIVRQNLFADDADLVANTLAPVPHAVFTHPQIAVFGRTLDAARAEGLDAFEVVHEYGWTAWGWALEDTTSFVKLVVERGSGALVGAHIMGPDAAILVQPLVTAASLGHSVRGLARAQYWPHPAASEVVENALLRAEEEL; from the coding sequence GTGAGTGACGGGACGACGACCGGGCAGGACGAGGGCACGGAACACGTCGATCTTCTTGTGATCGGGGCGGGGTCCGGCAACACGCTGCCGCACCCCGACCACCACGAGCGGCGGATCCTCGTCGCGGACGACGCGCCGTGGTTCGGCGGCACGTGTCTCAACGTCGGGTGCATCCCGACGAAGATGCTCGTCCACGTGGCCGACCTGCTGCGTGACGCGCGCGACGGCGAGCGGCTGGGGCTGCGCGACGTCACGGGCCGCGTCGACTGGCGGGCCGTGCGCGACCGCGTCTTCGGGCGGATCGACGAGATCTCGACGTCCGGCGAGGAGTACCGTCGGTCGGGCGAGCCGAACATCGGCCTCGTCCGTGAGACCGTGCGGTTCGTCGATCCCCGCACCGTGCGCAGCGCGTCGGGCCGGACGATCGAGGCCGATCGCATCGTCGTCGCGGTCGGCTCCCGTCCGCGGGCCCTCCCGGGTGCCCCGTTCGGCGCGTTCGACGGACGCGTGCACTCGACCGACACGATCATGCGGATCGACGAGCTCCCGCGTCGCATCGCCATCATCGGTGGCGGCGTGAGCGCGTGCGAGTTCGCCGCGATGTTCTCGGGTTTCGGCGTCGAGGTGACCCAGCTCGTCCGCTCCTCGCTGCTGCGCGGGTACGACACGGAGCTCACGGACCGCTTCACGGCCGTCGCGCGCGACGAATGGGACGTGCGCACCGGCGTGAGCGATCCGGAGGTGACGGCGCACGGCGACGTCCTCCGGGTGCGAGCCGGCGACGAGACGGTGGACGTCGACCTCGTCCTCGTCGCGGCGGGGCGCGTGCCGAACACCGACCGGCTCGGGAGCCGGGAGATCGGCCTCGACCACCACGACGACGGTCGACTCGTCGTCGACGCGTACCAGCGTGTGCTCGCCGGTGGCGAGGTCGTGCCCGGCCTGTTCGCGCTCGGTGACGTCGACTCGCCGCACCAGCTCAAGCACGTCGCGAACGAGGAAGCGCGGATCGTTCGGCAGAACCTGTTCGCCGACGACGCGGACCTCGTCGCGAACACGCTCGCACCGGTGCCGCACGCCGTGTTCACGCACCCGCAGATCGCCGTCTTCGGCCGGACGCTCGACGCCGCCCGGGCCGAGGGACTCGATGCCTTCGAGGTCGTCCACGAGTACGGCTGGACGGCGTGGGGTTGGGCCCTCGAGGACACGACGAGCTTCGTGAAGCTCGTCGTCGAGCGGGGGAGCGGCGCGCTCGTCGGGGCCCACATCATGGGTCCGGACGCCGCGATCCTCGTCCAGCCCCTCGTGACGGCCGCGAGCCTCGGGCACTCCGTCCGCGGGCTCGCGCGCGCCCAGTACTGGCCCCACCCCGCCGCGAGCGAGGTCGTCGAGAACGCGCTGTTGCGGGCGGAGGAGGAGCTGTGA